DNA sequence from the Roseiconus lacunae genome:
GGACCAGTCCGGTCAGGTACGTTTGCTTGGCGTCATCGTATGCCAATTCGACCTTCGGTGGCTCTTCTTTCGGCGGCGGAGGCGGGTCGACCACTTTGACCAACAGCGTTTCGGTGGTCTTCTTGTTCGGATAACCACTGTCAGTGATTTCGACATCGACTTTGAACTCGGTCAGCTCGTCCGATTTGACTCGGATCGTCCCGCTTCGTTGATCGATCGTGACGTTGTCATGTTCGCTGACCAGATTGAATGCCAATCGATGCTGTTCGGGATCTTTGACGTCCAGCGGAAACGCAACCTCTCGGCCGCGGACGGCTTCGAGCGTCTTGTTTCCGTTGAAGACCGGCGGCTGATTGGGCGGTTCGAACAGATTACGATTGAGAATCGGTTCGGCATAAGCGAGTTGGTCTTGTTCGACTCGCCAAGAATGCGTCTTCGGCGGCGCGGCGTTACCCGGCGCGGCACTGAGCGCGATCACATCCAGGGTGACATTGAAGATAAAACCATCGTCTCGTTTGGACGGTGTGATCTCGAATTGTTGGATCCGATGCAAGTAGTCCTTCGCCTGGATGTCGTACATCAGGTCGACGATTTGTGGCATGTCTGCCCGACCAGAGATTTTGAATTTGAACTGGTGGTACAAATCGCCGACGGGACTGGTGCCGGTTTCATTGACCGCGGGAGTCTCCACGTCATGTTTCTTGGCGACGTCAAGCAACCAACTCTGGTAGGCGTTCCGTGCCTTCTCTGTATCGCTCGGCAATGAACGGACAAGGTACTCGCCCATCTGCTTGTCGGCGATCGCGCCAAGCAATCGCTTTTCGGACAATTGCAATTGTCGATCTTGAAGCGACTCGAATCGGGTTTTACGTTGCTGAAGTGCCGACTTGTATTTGCTAAACCCCCATTGGCCAATTCCCAGGACTACCAAGCCGCCGACCAGGATCGCTAGGACACGTTCTCGTTGGTTCATGTCGACACCTCTTCTTCACTCTTCGATTCACTGGGCTGATCGCCGGTCGGCGCGGCTTCAGATGCCTCGTCGGTTTCAGGCGTAGCTTTGTCGTCCCCCTCCGCCGCGGACTCGTCCGTCGCGTCAACGTCACTTGTTTCAGAGTCCTCGTCGTCGTCAGGCTCATCCGCTGGCGGCGTCATTTGTGAACCGTCATCGATTTCTTCTGTGACGGACTCATCATCGCTGCTTGCTTCGGTACTGCTTGCTTCGGTACTGGCGAGCTGTGCTTCCATCCGCTCGTATCGCAAGTTTCGCAAGTCGTTGCCGTCGACGGTGATCGTTTCGGTGAACGACCATCGATAGCGATCATCGCCTTGCTGGACATTGGTGTCTTTGACGACCACCCCGTGAGTTTCGTCACGAAGCGAGCTTTGCATTTGATCAATGACGCTCGATTCGGTGACGCCTCCGGTCAGCCGCAAATAGCCACCGCCGGCGGTCAGTGCGTTTCCGTTGATCGATCGGACGATCAGTTTGTCGCTTGGCGGTGCGAGTTCGGCGAACCGCCGAAGTTCATCCAACCAGTTCACGTCGCGATCGAGAAACTGGTCGATCTTCTCCGTCCGATCGATGCTCTCGTCAGCTTGCTCGGCCGAAGGGATCAAGAGATTGATTTCATCTTGCAGCACCGCGATCTTGCGATCCCATTGGCTGAATTGCCGATAAATCATGAACCCGACCAGAAGCACCGCGGCGATCGGGATTCCGATCATCGCGATCCGACGCAGGTGATCCGGTTTCTCTTCGGGCCGACGCCGGGGGTTCATAAAATCGATCAAGACATCCGCGTTGGCGGTGCTGCTGTTGAGCAATCCGACCAGTGGTGCGAAGCGACCGGTGTGCTCGGGCATCTTTTCGCGAGCGACTTGGACGTCAACCAAGTCAAACGGGCTGATCGCTTGGACATCGTCGCATCCGATCTTTTCCTTGATCGCGTTGACTTCGGCAGAATGCACGTCGGCATTTCCCCAGACGACAACTTTTTGCGGCGTTTTCGTTTCACCGCAAGCCATCATCGTTCGCCGCAGTTCACTAACGATCGCTCCGGGACGATGCTCCTCGTTTTCGGGCAAACGCACCGTCCGGACAAAGATCACCTTACCTTCGCGAGCGACGACGATTTCGGCGTCGTTGGCCAGCAAGTCGATCATCACCGTCACCGGCGCCGACTTTTGCTGGCCTAAATACAGCGACGCCGCCGCCAACGGACGCAACGCAACTCGTTCGAGCGGCAGATCACTTGTCGAACACAGCTCGCGTTCACGGTCAAGCTCACTCGGCGGGACCGCCGCGGCGATCAAGGTGATGCCTTCGGAGGAACGTTCGGTAACCAAAAAGTCAACGATCGCGCGATCGCTCGCCGACGCGAAACTGCGGATCGCTTGAAAGCGGACCATGTCGGGCAGTTCTTCGTCGGGAACGGCCGGCAATTGCAATTCACGCAACTCCGCTTTGCCGCGACCGATCGCGACAAGCGTTTCTGTTTTTTGCAGTCCCGCGTCGTTGACGTAGCGGCGCAGTTTTTCTGATGCCGATTCGCCTTCGTTTATCGGGATCAGTTGAATATCGGTCACCGCGACGCGGTTTCCGTTGACGTTGGCCACGACGAGTCGTAATTCGTGCGCGTCGTAGTCGAGAGCGAGTTTTTTTACCATATCGATAGTCTAATTCGTATCGTCTCCGAGTACCGCCGCGGTGTTTCGAATTCCGAGAACCGAAAGATCGAAGGCACGTCCGAGATGACTTAAGTCACGACGAAAGATGATTTTTGGATTGACCGTGGTCGCGTCGATCACCACTTCCTGGCGCGACGACAGCCCCGAGGACTCGAAATAACCCACGATCTGGGCCCGATAGACGTCGCCTCCCGCAGTCACCAGGGGCAACAATTGCCGCATTTGGTCCAAGGTCACTATCCCTTCAACCATCGGCCAGGTCTCAAAGTTTCGGTTGGCGTCATCGGATTCTGTCGCCCGAGCTTCTAGGATCTGCCCGACTTGGTCTTCGTCCAACATCGGAATCCCGTACAGCAGTTCCGCCGAACACTCATTCAAGTTGATCCGGCCGGGCATCGTTGCCGTGTCACTGGTCGACAAAACGTCCATGATCAGAGGTAAATAATCCGCGGCAGTCAAAATGTTAAAGGGGCTCTGGTACGACACTTGTTGACCGTTATTGGAAATCGTGACCGTCGCATCGATCAAATCCAGCACTTGCGTGAACTCCACGCTTCCGCCGGCCGACAAGTCGATCGAAGCCATCGCGTCCGCCGTCCAAACCCCTCCGTCGACAACTTCGCCATTGTTGTCATTGTTTTGTTGGTCGTTGCCAGTCGACACGATGCCCGAGAGGGCCGACGGTTGGCCGGCCATGCGATAGGCACAGATGAAGCTGGCGTAGGTCTCGTCTTCGAGTGCCGTGACGAGGTCTTCGTACAGGACCTCCAGGTCATCGGAATTGATGTTGACACAAAACGATCCGTCACGCGCCTTGTTCGCTTCGTTTCCATGAACGGTGAAATAGGCGGCCAGCCCCAATGCGCCCGGCGTATCAACGGTGATGTTAAAGCGTTGTTGTTCGTCGGGATCCAGCACGCCGTTTCGATTGGCGTCTGCCCCGAACAAGAGCGTCGGAGTCATCCCGGCGACTAACAATAATTCTTCGACGCTGTTGACCGGGCCGTTGGTCGGCTCGTAGGGCGTCGGCAAAGTGCTGTAGTAATCGATTTCGACGCCATAGGGTCGGGGATCGTCGTCCTCATCCAGCCAGTCCAAGATTGAATCGGCCAGGTCTTCGGTCATCCCGGGAACGGCCAATAACAGTGACGTCGCCAAACTAGAGGTGGCCAACGACTCGTCGACTTCACTCTCAGCCGACGCCAAACTTAACGCCGCCATCAAGCCTTCGGAGTTTTCGTCGAGGATCGTCAAGGTATTGAGGTTGATCTTCGCCGACTCGTCCTGAAGGCCAAATCGCAGTCCGGCCATCTGCCCCATCTCGTTCAAACTGGGGGCGACGACCGAATAGTTACAAACGTTGCCGGTGTCTTGGTTGGACACGCCGATCGCTTGGAACAAGTTCGGGTTGTTGTAGACGCCGCCCAGGACGTCGCGGTCTACCGGCGGCTGGGCAAGCACTACGCGAATCGCTTCGGCACCTGAATCAGCCGCGACCCGCGCCCGGACCAAGTCACCGGTCAGGTAAGCGGCGTCATCGTAGGCGACCATCATGCCGGTAAACGAGTACACGGCGAAGGTAGAAACGATGATAACGAGCAGCACCAAAA
Encoded proteins:
- the pilM gene encoding type IV pilus biogenesis protein PilM, with amino-acid sequence MVKKLALDYDAHELRLVVANVNGNRVAVTDIQLIPINEGESASEKLRRYVNDAGLQKTETLVAIGRGKAELRELQLPAVPDEELPDMVRFQAIRSFASASDRAIVDFLVTERSSEGITLIAAAVPPSELDRERELCSTSDLPLERVALRPLAAASLYLGQQKSAPVTVMIDLLANDAEIVVAREGKVIFVRTVRLPENEEHRPGAIVSELRRTMMACGETKTPQKVVVWGNADVHSAEVNAIKEKIGCDDVQAISPFDLVDVQVAREKMPEHTGRFAPLVGLLNSSTANADVLIDFMNPRRRPEEKPDHLRRIAMIGIPIAAVLLVGFMIYRQFSQWDRKIAVLQDEINLLIPSAEQADESIDRTEKIDQFLDRDVNWLDELRRFAELAPPSDKLIVRSINGNALTAGGGYLRLTGGVTESSVIDQMQSSLRDETHGVVVKDTNVQQGDDRYRWSFTETITVDGNDLRNLRYERMEAQLASTEASSTEASSDDESVTEEIDDGSQMTPPADEPDDDEDSETSDVDATDESAAEGDDKATPETDEASEAAPTGDQPSESKSEEEVST
- a CDS encoding type II secretion system protein GspK, encoding MTVNRPHPGSKRGRQHGFFLVLVLLVIIVSTFAVYSFTGMMVAYDDAAYLTGDLVRARVAADSGAEAIRVVLAQPPVDRDVLGGVYNNPNLFQAIGVSNQDTGNVCNYSVVAPSLNEMGQMAGLRFGLQDESAKINLNTLTILDENSEGLMAALSLASAESEVDESLATSSLATSLLLAVPGMTEDLADSILDWLDEDDDPRPYGVEIDYYSTLPTPYEPTNGPVNSVEELLLVAGMTPTLLFGADANRNGVLDPDEQQRFNITVDTPGALGLAAYFTVHGNEANKARDGSFCVNINSDDLEVLYEDLVTALEDETYASFICAYRMAGQPSALSGIVSTGNDQQNNDNNGEVVDGGVWTADAMASIDLSAGGSVEFTQVLDLIDATVTISNNGQQVSYQSPFNILTAADYLPLIMDVLSTSDTATMPGRINLNECSAELLYGIPMLDEDQVGQILEARATESDDANRNFETWPMVEGIVTLDQMRQLLPLVTAGGDVYRAQIVGYFESSGLSSRQEVVIDATTVNPKIIFRRDLSHLGRAFDLSVLGIRNTAAVLGDDTN